In Plasmodium cynomolgi strain B DNA, chromosome 6, whole genome shotgun sequence, the sequence ACTTTCCTGGGCCAATCTAAATTCCTTGGAACGTGAGCTTCatgatttttattccatCCAAAAAGAGAGCCTTATTAGTTCACATCACAAAGTATTTAGCAGAACTTTGAACAACTATatcgatttgttttttaaataactaAGCAACCAACGCTTCTCAAGTTGATGGTCGCAGAGGAGGCGCTACCGATTCATCAAATGGCAACGGACACACACCCTTCTCGGGAGCACATTCATACGGTGCGGCCTTCCTACAGGTCTGGGCCCACACATGCAAGCGCATATGTAAGGCTTCCCCCCTATCTGCCGATATATCCACATGGCCCATATTTCCAAAGCGCACAATGCGGCCTTCTGTTACTGCCTCTTGAATTCGTACTTCTTGTTCTCGTAAAACAGGTCCGTCTTTGCGCTTCCCAGGTTTACGATTTTGGGGCAGCCGTCTCGCTACgggaagggaagggaaaggaaaaataaaaaaaaaaaaaaaaaaaatcatataaagTTAAGTTAGGTCATGTCATGTCcagcaaaatgaaaggcGGTCCATTCCGTCCCGCGTAATCACAACGCGTGACTACTTATACAAACGCGCACTGCCGTGCATGTGTGCACTCCTTACGTCCTTCTCGCACAGGCAACACTCTTTACAGTAGTACGCATCCGATATGCCCGTCCCTCCGCAAATGATACATCTGCCCTGCGAACGGGGGATGGGTGAGACATATATAAAGGGGCAGTTGCCTATCGGTTGTTTGACCAATGTGAGCGCATGCCGAGGGGGGGGGTTGAACCCCTACgaatgtgcatgtgcatgtgcatgtgtaacCATAAGGGGGTCCTATCACTAGGGATTGGACAACTCCAAATGGTGCCCTCCTCTGGGAGAGTCCTTCCCCGTCCCTACCTGGTAACTCCCATAGTTACACTCGTCACATATCCTCACGAGGGTGTAGGGTCTCACATAGGAGTCACAGATGGGGCACTTCCCGTCACACTTTTCACATAGCCTACCAATGGCTGCACGGTTGGAAGGGtaaaaggagaggagggtgaggggaggggaaacacgtagaaaaaatttaattcatgAGGATAAAAATGGATGGAAAATTACATCCACGTGGGTTGAAGATGTACGAGGAGGCACATATATCGTCGTAACAACATGGTGCCGCGAACAGCTGCAGATGTTCAGTAAGGGGTCTACGTTGCGCgaatgggggagggggtcgTGTGGGTCTGCGTTCAGCCACGTGCCGCCCCGACCAGTCTTATAATTGCGGAGCTGCTTTCGCTTTCGTTGTTTCGTGGCTCTGTTTTGTTGCTCCGTTTTGCTGCActctttcgcttttttccaTGCGGCTTTCCACGCTATGTATTACCTATCCCGGGCTGCTTGCGGCACATGATCAGGTCAGGGTctgcgcgggggggaggaggacaaAGGAAGGTGAAATGTTTGTCAGCCTAACGAGCGTCGCAAAATTTAAAGCGACTTGTCCGCTCCAAAGGCACGGTTGTTTGTACATAACTGCGCAGGAGCTGCCAATCAGTAGGgattcccccattttgttattttattttattttattttattatttattttttattttttttttcttacgaTGCTTGGCTGCCATTGTTGCTGCGGGCttgggggggaacaaaaacgTTGGCAGGGGAACTGCGATGGGGTCAGGTCATATTCTCCTTCCGCGTGGTTCCACGTGATGGGATTCGCGGCAAACGAAAGCTCGCGGCAAACGAAAGCTCGCGGCAAACGAAAAGTCGCAGCAAACGAAAAGTCGCAACAAATGAGCAGTTCTCACGCGGCGTGCGTGTTTATACTTATTGTGCCTACCCTCTCctcttcgcaaaaaaaaacaagcaaacatttttttatttccccttgACGCCCCGCGAGCATGTTGCTACGCACGACGACACCGACCTGCCCCCAAATTGCCCCTTCCTTTTCGAAGCGGCTGCTGCGGCAAATCGCCCAACCTTCACCAACCAACTGAGGTTCCCTTCTCTTCATTTATGAGAACTCAATTTTGTATGGCTCCCCCCTCCCGAGGGTACTCCCCAAAAGTaggttcatttttcttaGCAGATTCGTCGCGAATTATTCCATTTGATGCGTAAGTTCAACGTCATGCAGGGGCGCAGCGCCCGCGTTCcgtaaaaaggggaaacgcaaaaagggggtacaCAGAAACGGGGAACCCCAAAACGGGGaacgcaaaaaggggggacgCAAAAACGGGAGCCGCGTGCTGCTGCGTGCTGCTGCGGCAGTGGGGCAAACGGTAGTGAAAAGCACGCAGTGGGGAAAGCatcaaatgggggaagcgcTTCTGCACGTCTCTACCTCCCCACTGCTACACTTCTCCGGCGTGCAGCGCACGTCCACCACGTAGTGATAAACGCGCGGCGCGTAGGACTTAACGCGCTCCACGTGCAGTATCGAGATGACCCAGTTGGTCTTGTGCGCCAGGTAGTCCTTCAGAGCCAGCTTAAATATTTCCAGCAGCACGAACTGGGCAAAGTGGAGACTCGTGGGGACGTTGTTGCCTCTGTAGGGGCCCTTCGCCGTCTTCCCCAATTTGTCCCCACCACCCGAGGTTGCCTCCTCACCACGGGGACACGACTGCCCAACCGAGGGGGCTCCTCCACTGTGAGACCCCTCCGTCACGTGCAGCCCATGTCGAACCAACTCAGCCAAGGATAAATTGGTAACGACAGACTGACTACACCCCTTCACACTCCTCACGTAATCATACGTGCAGACTCGCGATACGAACTGTTCTTGGAAAACGCTCTCCCCAATGCCGTGTATGTGTAGAGTACCCCCCACCTGACCGTCCAGAAGTTGAAATGCGTTACACCAGGCCTCTACACTGTGCGGTAACAAGCCGAGGAGAACACGGTGACACCTCCGAAGGAGCTGTGCATTCTTCGTCACGACAAAAGAGTTCTGTCGTAATAGGTGCAACTGGCttgtctccattttgttcagctTTACTGCATCTCTCAATAATCTCAAAGAATCTCCATTAATATCACAAGCGTAatattcctttatttttccctccccaaCCAACTTAAGCAGAGGTAGAGTGAAATACCCAACACCACAAAATAAATCGACAACGATTTCCTTGCTTACCACCATGTTAGATCGATCCAAATAAAGATTTTTTatcctctccttttctgtCCCATTTCCTGAGCAAAACATGCATTTTTCTAAGTCCAGCTTGTACACAACGTTATTTTCTATGTGCATAGTTTTGGTGTTCCTTCCTAGCACTAAAtggattaaattttttctctttactCCTTCTATGTGTTCGTAGATTGCTATTGTTTTGATTCTTTTCCCTCGTGGGTTGTTCTTTTTCCCGTATTCACTATCACGTAGGTATTTCAattgcttcttcattttggctagctggtcCACCTTTACTGCGCGCCGTCCCACGTATGTAAGGGAGCACCAGGGGTGGTTAAAAAGACacgctttttctttccctctaCAAGGGggtgctttttctttccccctaCAAGGGGGTGCTCTTCCCAACTGAGCTAAAGACGATTGTCCGCGCAGCACAGTACGCCTCCTCGCCAGGCTCGAAAATTTAAGAAACGTTTTAATGCACCTCAGGCGTAGCCTTGGCTGCCTCCtgtcctccccccctcttcGGCCTCCCCGAAACCGATTGAACGCGTCCCTCACGTCCAGCCAAAGGGCGTCCACATATGAGATAAGCTTCCTACGTCTGCACTTCTTCAGCAGGGTCCTCAAACGGGTATACTTCCCTGTGCCCATCTCCATGTACTTCGACGCACTACCCTCCACACACCTGCGGTACAGCCGGAGAACCGACCCCATATGCCTGTAATGGAAAATTACAATACCCCCTATAACTTCGTACTTGGCACTGGCCCTAACGATGAGCTTCCTCTCGGACTCGCTCAAATAACTCTTCACCTTCTCATTAGCAAAGCTGTAAAACAGATTCGTCAGACATTGCttcaaattcgttttttctttcctcccaTGGGAACTCCtatatatgtagaaaatatgtCCTTCCTTTGTAAGCTGTATCTtctcaaatggaaaaaattgcctgacctgttcataattttttgatttttctattttttctacaacTGGGACCAAAAAGGAGTTTTCATCATTTCCGCTAGCTGTACCTGCCTTGTAGACCTCAATTTTGCGACCCTTATCAAATGCCCCTATCCTCTCCAAAGCCGTTTTCACCTCCTTCACGTAGATTCGGTCCTTTGCAATTAGGTACAGCAGCTCCTTCGGTGGCTTCTTCCCTGTGTTGGTCGCCATTCGGCTGTGATTGCCACTCCGCCGCGACCTTCTCTTTGGCCTCTCTCCCCTCTTCTCGAGGTAGAAATACGATTTGGCCCAATCGGCCTTCCCTCCCGCTTCTTCGTCCACTCGGGTGTCTGCCCGGTTGTCCAtcgctttatttttccattcgtcCAACCTCTTTTTGGCCCCCTTTTCGACCCCCCTCTCTAGCCGCTTTTCTACCCCATTTTCTACCCCCTTTTCGACCCCCTTTTCGACCAAAACGCTTCCACAATTAGCAACAACGGGCACGTCGAAGAAGCTCCCGAAGGTAAAGACGGTGCACCCCCCTCCGACCACATAGAGGTAGTCCCCCTCACAAGCAATCTTCGCCCTCACATACATACTATGGAATGGGAACACACCCAGCCGGTACCACTTGCTCTCCTTCATACGAAAGAACCATACGTCGTTCAGCGTTCGATGCATGTTGAGGCCTCCCATAAGGACAAAATCGTTGTGCCCCCACGCGCATGTCGCGTGCGAGAAGCGATTTAATGGGAAGGCCGCTTGGCCATCCTCCTCGCTGACTCCAcagtgaacataaaaaaagcagtCCTTCTTCAAGTCGTACGTGTGTAAGCGGTCCATACTATCTTCCACACATGACTGACTCGGGTGTACCCCTTCAGCCCAGGGAGAGGAACACCCCCCGACGATGTGAATCAAGTTCCTCCTTTTATTATACACCATGGTGTGGTTCTTTACAAATGGGGAGGGGacctcctccccttcttgTTTGACCCTCCCCGAGCAGTGCTTCCTCTCCCATTCGATGATGGCAGTTGGCCCCACGGACAGGTGCCCCTGAACGGTCAGCTTCCCCACCCACAGGTCATTCAGCACCTCATTCTTCTCCGTAACGCCTCCGTGCACGTAGAACAGGTAaacctccttctccttcttgcgGTACCTCCGGACGAATGCACACGCGTGTCGGTACCTACCGCAGGGCCGGGAGGCGTCCTCACCATCACTGCGCGAATCACCGCGCGAATCACCACGCGGATCACCACGCAAATCAACACGCGAATCAACACGCGAATCACCACGCCCATCACCACGACTTTTCTCACCACTGCTCCGCCACTCCGCTGCGCACCACGCATTCCTTCGCACATCATACAGCCAAACATCACTCGTGCAACTTTTCGGGCTCCTCCTACCACCGAACACACACGCGTAGTTGCTGTCCAGCCGGAAGAAGCAATGGTAAGACAGCGCTGGCAACGGCGTCTCATACGTCCTAAGGCTCTTCCTCCCAACGTCGAAAATTTTCAACTCTCTACTCCTCACTCCTTTAGCGAACCCACCAAACAGGTAAATATTCCCCTCCTCAATAAACATATCGTGTCCCCAAACGAAGAGCTTGTCCAGGTCCTCCTCATTAGAAAGGAGCTTCCACTGCAGTGAGGAGTCCCCTCCCACTGGGGAAGTACCACTCCTTATGTGTCCCTCGTCTGACAGTTCTATATCGTACttgtttaaatttgtttctcctttttctctttttttttttttttttttccttcattgcTGGGTTTTTCTCCCACTGAGTGTTTGGCAAAGAAGTGggacttcctttttcttcactttcgCCTGACCAGGCAAGGTCCTTTTTGATGGTTCCCTGAGGGAGATGTCCTCCCCGTTGCCCGCAACCGCACACCTGCGCGCACTTCTCACACTGCTGGCACTGCGCACGCCTCTCACACTGCTGGCACTGCAACTGGCACAACTGGAGGGACTGCCACTTGGAACCCCCGCCAAACGCACTCTCCCTATAGCAGTGGTAAAACCACACGAGCTGCCTCAAATTTTGATCCATCTTCCCATTGCACACGTCAAGCAGCTTCACGATGGAGTCCTCCTGCAGTGAACGCGCACCCTCCACATAATGCTCCAATCGCATGGATCCCCTAATCGCAACGGTAACGTAACGGTTAAAGTTCAATAAGCCGCTCTGCTTCAGTCCAGCCATCTGTGCCACTTTCAGCAACCTCAGCGCACTCACCAAGTTGGCACACTTAACGTGAATAATAAAAggttcaaatttaaaaaaaatctttgtCGTCTTTTTTGTTGTCCTTTTTGGAGTCTCTTTTGTAGTCTCTTTTGGAGTCCTTTTTGGAGTCATTTTGGTGAGGTCTTCATCACCATCCGTCCAGATTAGCCCTCCCCTGGGGTCCTTCCCTCGAGTTAgtgttccccttcctccACTTGGTGGGCTCCACTGAGAAGTAACCACCAGGGagtcctcctccccttctttACTCacagggagggggggagttGTCACACCACCTAGGCACTCTGTTAAAATACTCTTCACCGTCTTGGAGTCTTCTCTCAAATTTTGATGCATATGGCTGGAGtaatatatgtgcacattttttctgtgtttttttttctccctctcaGGGGATGCCTTTCTTCCCTGCACAGCAGTAGGGTTGGACTGACCATCTGCGCGCAAACACTTTAGACTAGGGCTGGAGTGACCATCTGCGCGCAAACACTTTAGAGTAGGGCTGGACTGGACATCTAAGTGGCACCCCTTCACAGGTGGGTCAGCTGGGCACCCCTCATGGTAACTCCTCTTTAAGTACGCAACGAACGCGTCTTCATCGATGGTCCGTTTTGTCCTACCATTGGCAGGGTTGACCCCTTCGCCCTCCTCGCTCGGCTCTCCAACTTCGCCCCCCTCTCctacttcctcctcctctcccacttcctcctcctctcccacttcctcctcctctcccacttcctcctcctcgccCACCTCGCTCGGATCTCCAAAGATCACTACCCTCCCCGAGCAGCACGAGCTGGTGAAGTAATCAGGACTCCTATTAATCTCATAAATGCACGGAGACGCCATCAAATCGATGCTTTTCTTAATCGACTTATCCTCTCCATCAtcgttaatatttttctcctccaccaTACGTTTAACCGTTTCTTCCATCTTCCTGAAATTATCTCCAAAAagattttccccctttttctctcccacTCTTTCTTTACACATCCTGTACATGTTCATGTAAATATTGCATACATCCTCTTGGCAGTTCTCATAAATGTTGGCATACCTGGGGAGCTCCCCCTCCATGTCCACCACCttttctgcgttttttttcttcctcagaAAGGCTTCCATGGTCCTGCCTAAGTACGTAAGCACGTAAGTACGTAAGTACGTAAGCACCTATGTCTGTAAGTACCTATGTAAGTGCCTATGCATGTACGTGCGTGTGTGGTTGTTCGCCTGGTTGGAGGGGGGAAGACAATCCCCGATcgttttcctctcctttttccgaTCGTTTTACCGCCCCTTTTCCGATCGTTTTACCGCCCCTTTTCCGATcgttttcctctccttttacCGATCGTTTTACCGCCCcctttcctctccttttacAACCCCTTTTCCCGCTCCCCTGAACACGGTTAAGTGGCACCCCCCTATGGGGTCACAACTTATCGGTGCGCCTTCTCGTTTCGCCTGAATGGGGCAGTACAGCGCTGCTGTTTGGAGTTGTCCCCTCAACAATTTGGCAGCCACTCCCCCTTGTGATGTAACTCGCACAgttttgccgcttcccctttCTGGACAAGGTACACCACAGGGGGGGGACGCTACATTCATGAGTCTTCCCTCCTCGGTGCATACACAATCGGGGAGATCAAGCAGACCATTCGGCTTCTCTCCCTTAGGAGGTAAGCAAGGAACTCTTGCAGGGGGTACCCCTAAACATGAGATGCCTCCCAGCTGATGGCTCCTTCATGCATAAGCGGATACGTACGAGCATACGCTTAAGGCAGCTTAAAAttacagcttttttttttcttttccaaacTGAGTAGTTACCCCGTTAAGAAGCAAAGTGATGAAGCGACAGTGTGGCAAAGGAACAACGTGACAAAGCAACGGCGTGACAAAGCAACAGCGTGACAAAGCAACGACGTGACGTGCCAAATGGGCCTCCCCCTCAAACGGTAGGCCTAAAATGTTTGCCCCTCTGCAATCAGAAAAATGAGTGGAGGGGTGCAATAGAGGGAAAGAGGAGTCAACCTGGTCTTATCCAAAATGGCAGTCTGgcaaaaacaagaaaaaagagaaaaaggaaaaagaaaagaagggaaagaaaaattgcaacatGCACGGTGGGGGAAAAAGCACACCTCAAATACAGATATGCAGCGCAATCGCTGGGACAGGCCCAGGTTACCCCTTCACGTTGTAAACCCACTTGGGGGTACGCTAATTGCAGTAATTTCCATTCCCTCGGCAAACGCCGTCAACGCATTGTTCTTTTGCAAATTATCACAGCCtgtgccgttttttttttttcttccaaatgtCTCATAAAGAAGGATCCGCGGAAGTgcatcccccttttttttttttctaacattCACTTAAACGAGAAAATGCCGCTATCTCCTACATAGTGGAAAAAAACTCATGCGATTATAATTTGTGCCGCTTTGCAGCGATGTTGCCGTGACGTTGAAGCGACCTGGTTTTGCCATTCCCCTTGTTTCCTACGCTAGAGAAGTGAACCAAGGAGGGGGGGCAAAACGGgcaagaagggaaaaataaacgcCGTGCACGGAGAGAAAACACGCTCCGCCTCTCCTCTCCACAGCTAAGTagtgccaattttttgttcagttTAGGTAACCCTGAGAGACAGCTTAAGCTTGCCTTTTTCGTCTCTCAAATGGGATGCCCTCTCtccattttatatatatgtatgtatatatatatgctgccatcccattttgccatCACCAATTTGTTAAAGTATAACACTACCCGCATAAGGATGGGTGCCCCCACGTGAAGGTATACTTTGCGCAGCCGCGACACTTCCCCCGTTGCAGCTGGCGCAGAGCCGCGTTGCGCCCCCCACTGTGCTGTACCGcgtattattatattttcgaAGCAACGATGATAGCGCGTGGTTATATGCTCACCGGCCATCCGGCACCCGCCACCAGCCATGCATCACCAATACGTATTCTCTCAACCATGGTACCCGCGCATATGCGTCACGtggtatattatatatatacatatgtgtacataccgtcatacatgcatacgttgCATCATCGTTTGTTTGATACGTCCGAGCTGTGTGGTCGCCTCACTTGTGCTTatcaagaaaaaagggggatttTCATGCAGTTCGCCCTGGACAAAACAGGGCGATGTTCACTCTGTTTCGTTTTACCGACACGtaaggctttttttttttttttttttctgctcatGCTGCCACCAAAGTGCCACATGAAGTGACGCATGCACTCGCTGGAAAGGTTCACTTCGAAATGCGAATTTGGCACTTTCGCTTTAATAGGCATTTTTGATGTCAGCCTCAGCCGCCGCAGCCGCCGCCCCCTCGGCCATTTGCCAAACATCGTTCAGCATGGCGAAGTGGGTTGCCCATCTGTCCATGAGATGAGATGCATGCCTTTGCCCCTCACGCGTTCATCCGTATGCGCCAGATATAAAAGTGTATGTTCCATCATGTACGTACgtgcgtacgtatgtatgtatgtatgtaagtaagtatatatatatatatattatatatattttttttttttttttttcttggttAGCTACCTCGCCCTTCGGTGACGGAAAGCGCCCCCCTAAACTGAACCATTTTGAGGTAAGCACATCCGCATCGTATactgcatatgcatatatgtacatgtatgcactgtgtaTGCGCTGCTAGCCTTTTTTAATCGACGCTTCGTGAGAAATGCTTCACCTCGTTCGTTGGATTGCTAAATGGGGAAAGGAGCGAAAACTACCAACTACCTCTTGGGTGAGCCAACACGTGTAATAAAATGCAACAGTTTACGCGCGTACAAACGTCCGTTCATGCGCTCACATATACATGCTTACTTAACCCAATCATACGTACGAAACCCCACGCAAGTGTACACAATTCCTACTTGCTCTCctgaacaaattttcatttgACCAAGGGTTGAGCTGGCACAACTCAGCACGCCTATCAAGTATGTGCCCTCGGCGCTATTCTTCCATTTGCAGGTGATTTAAATGGAACTTATTTGTGCCATTCCTCAgaaggaatataaaaacgAATGCCGCTTATACCAGCAACATGCTAAAGGTGGAGTTGCCCAGTGTACCATATGCTAAACGCATTCCATTTGTACGTAAGGACACAATCCTGTTTAAAGGAGTACTGATGCGTATGCGTATTGGCAAGCGAACTTCCGTGTGCCCACCGTTactaaatgttttaaaaaaaaaaaaaaattctcaatTTGATGACGACAGGAATCATATAAATCGCCCATTCCGAAGGGGACAAGATATATACCAATATTGGATACGTATACGCGGGGAAGCTTTACTTTTTAAGTTGTACGTTCATGCATACCGCGCGCTTTTATGTGATCTCCCACGCACGCCGCGGACGTGTTTATATTCCCACTTAACCATCCGACGCACGGAGGCTCCCGCTCGAACCAACTCGCAAATGCCACATACCCCTTCAgccagcaaaatgaaattaggCAAAGGGAACATTTGCACAGCCAGCAGAGCCAACAAAGACTCCCCCAAGTTTCTcatgaattttaaaattaaatgacagggagaagaaaagagaagaaagaagagGCAAcataaggcaaaaaaagaaaaaggcaaaagaaaACGTGCAAGCGGCTGCGCAGTTGTGAGCCCATATCTCCACGCGCTGCGCCCCCCGTTTATATGTGCCCTTCACCGCTGCTTTACTAAGGTTGATGAGTTTGAGACATCGCCAACTGTGCTTGTGTACATGTTTATTTAACTTTATACGATCCCCTGTACATACTCGGGAGGGCAGTTCTTTAACCAGTTAAAGTAAGGCCCCCTTCGACATATCTCCCCTTTTAaacacgtatgtatgtatgtatgtatgtatgaaACGTGGTTtacctttcctttttttttttttttaagtgagaCAAAGCGTTCCACATAGCGCTTCACGTGGAGGGgtagagagaaaaaaaccacTTACACGAATTGGCCTTCTCTCTTCATCGTGCACGAAAGTACACCGCCCCCCTACACTTTTAtggaaaactttttttaagtaacacaaaaaaaagggac encodes:
- a CDS encoding PHF5-like protein (putative), translated to MHQNLREDSKTVKSILTECLGGVTTPPLPVSKEGEEDSLVVTSQWSPPSGGRGTLTRGKDPRGGLIWTDGDEDLTKMTPKRTPKETTKETPKRTTKKTTKIFFKFEPFIIHVKCANLVSALRLLKVAQMAGLKQSGLLNFNRYVTVAIRGSMRLEHYVEGARSLQEDSIVKLLDVCNGKMDQNLRQLVWFYHCYREKLSDEGHIRSGTSPVGGDSSLQWKLLSNEEDLDKLFVWGHDMFIEEGNIYLFGGFAKGVRSRELKIFDVGRKSLRTYETPLPALSYHCFFRLDSNYACVFGGRRSPKSCTSDVWLYDVRRNAWCAAEWRSSGEKSRGDGRGDSRVDSRVDLRGDPRGDSRGDSRSDGEDASRPCGRYRHACAFVRRYRKKEKEVYLFYVHGGVTEKNEVLNDLWVGKLTVQGHLSVGPTAIIEWERKHCSGRVKQEGEEVPSPFVKNHTMVYNKRRNLIHIVGGCSSPWAEGVHPSQSCVEDSMDRLHTYDLKKDCFFYVHCGVSEEDGQAAFPLNRFSHATCAWGHNDFVLMGGLNMHRTLNDVWFFRMKESKWYRLGVFPFHSMYVRAKIACEGDYLYVEVKTALERIGAFDKGRKIEVYKAGTASGNDENSFLVPVVEKIEKSKNYEQVRQFFPFEKIQLTKEGHIFYIYRSSHGRKEKTNLKQCLTNLFYSFANEKVKSYLSESERKLIVRASAKYEVIGGIVIFHYRHMGSVLRLYRRCVEGSASKYMEMGTGKYTRLRTLLKKCRRRKLISYVDALWLDVRDAFNRFRGGRRGGEDRRQPRLRLRCIKTFLKFSSLARRRTVLRGQSSLAQLGRAPPCRGKEKAPPCRGKEKACLFNHPWCSLTYVGRRAVKVDQLAKMKKQLKYLRDSEYGKKNNPRGKRIKTIAIYEHIEGVKRKNLIHLVLGRNTKTMHIENNVVYKLDLEKCMFCSGNGTEKERIKNLYLDRSNMVVSKEIVVDLFCGVGYFTLPLLKLVGEGKIKEYYACDINGDSLRLLRDAVKLNKMETSQLHLLRQNSFVVTKNAQLLRRCHRVLLGLLPHSVEAWCNAFQLLDGQVGGTLHIHGIGESVFQEQFVSRVCTYDYVRSVKGCSQSVVTNLSLAELVRHGLHVTEGSHSGGAPSVGQSCPRGEEATSGGGDKLGKTAKGPYRGNNVPTSLHFAQFVLLEIFKLALKDYLAHKTNWVISILHVERVKSYAPRVYHYVVDVRCTPEKCSSGE
- a CDS encoding PHF5-like zinc-finger protein (putative), translating into MAAKHHPDLIMCRKQPGIAIGRLCEKCDGKCPICDSYVRPYTLVRICDECNYGSYQGRCIICGGTGISDAYYCKECCLCEKDRDGCPKIVNLGSAKTDLFYENKKYEFKRQ